The Elaeis guineensis isolate ETL-2024a chromosome 5, EG11, whole genome shotgun sequence DNA segment GGATCATACCATGCAAACTCACTGCATATAGCGGCTTTTTCCGACGGTCAACAAGCATATAAAGCAAACATCAATCGCTACgacaaagtaatttttttttttaaaagatagaaAGGTAATTTATGTTAAACATCATTTTTATTGGCACTCAACAGCAAGTATAATTTTTCTAGAACGCTACTCACAGAAAATTCCTGCAGTGGTCGAATTTTCAGGTCCGCCCACATACAATTTACTGAAGGAGTCAGCTATAACTGAAAAAGAATCTTCTGTAAATTCATGTTTGACTGTCAAAATCTGTCATGCACCCCAGTTGCAGACTCGAATTACCAAGAGAGGGCACAAAGCATGTTAGGCTGTTTTGTCAGAGGATGAGCAATCTGGTCTTTGTAATGCAATTAGGTTCTATACAAATCATCGACCAGCTATTTCTTTCGGAACAGAAACCATGGCATGGCCTACATTGgacaaaaataagataaaatgctCATGGTAGAAAAAGTTACACTAAGGCATTGTTGCATATATGTATAAGAACTAGAAATTGCAatatttccttatgaaatgataccTGCAATAATCGAAGTCTTCAGTATCCAAGCAAAGAACGTACATCAATCACCAACTCCTATGGTGtcacaaaaaaagaagaaattgagaaataATAGAATAAAAAACCTTGGAACAAGAACAATCCACTTAGAGAATGACATTGCAAGATTATACATGACTGGCAAGCATAAGAGAGACTGAGATTCAAACAGTCAGCAACAACTAGTTTTGGTAGTTCGGCGTGCCAAGTCTATACCTTATGTCATAGACTCTGAAAGTATAGTTCAAATACCAATCTGAATTGTTCCAAAAATGAACACCCACATCAAATACAATAGAGAAGCTTATTTTAGAATATTGTGACAATCCAACAAAGTTCTCAGGAACTGTGACCCAGCCTGTAGGTAAAGGCCTGTAATGACAAGAGGACACGTTTTAGCCGTTCCTTTATTTCAGGATCTATCAGATTCCCATCACTGTCAAACTTCACTGGAGGCCGAGATGCTTGAATGAATAATTCAGGCTTGTTGATGAAATGAAGATCTAGATAGACTCCAACTTGACGCAGATGGTACTGCGAGCGTTTTCCTCCAGAGCCTCCTGCAGCACTCACTATAGCAGCAGTCTTGTCTGCCCAAACATTTGGGGGTCTAGAGGCCCAGTCAATAGCATTCTTCAGAGGAGCTGCAAATTAACAAGAATGGAATTAGTTTAACAGCATTCCCATGCTTTATAGTGATAGATTTCAGTAAATTTCTACATTTGGTTATTGCTCAGTTTCACAAATGTTGACATATCTGCTC contains these protein-coding regions:
- the LOC105045564 gene encoding NADPH:quinone oxidoreductase; translated protein: MEAAAATEASASKPVIRVAAICGSLRKASCNRGLIRCAIELCNESIPGMQIEHVDIEPLPFCNTDLEIDGKYPPPVEAFRRKILEADSILFASPENNYSLSAPLKNAIDWASRPPNVWADKTAAIVSAAGGSGGKRSQYHLRQVGVYLDLHFINKPELFIQASRPPVKFDSDGNLIDPEIKERLKRVLLSLQAFTYRLGHSS